The following coding sequences lie in one Nocardioides sambongensis genomic window:
- a CDS encoding DUF4229 domain-containing protein, with amino-acid sequence MKDFWIYTALRFGLFLGAFAIVFGIWFLAADSVPVVWVIVIAFLLSGIASFVLLNEQRNRFARKVEVRAGKVNERYEAARAKEDSD; translated from the coding sequence GTGAAGGACTTCTGGATCTACACCGCGCTTCGCTTCGGGCTGTTCCTCGGTGCGTTCGCGATCGTCTTCGGCATCTGGTTCCTCGCCGCCGACTCCGTGCCGGTGGTGTGGGTCATCGTGATCGCGTTCCTGCTCAGCGGGATCGCGTCCTTCGTGCTGCTCAACGAGCAGCGCAACCGCTTCGCCAGGAAGGTCGAGGTGCGCGCCGGCAAGGTCAACGAGCGCTACGAGGCGGCCCGGGCCAAGGAAGACTCCGACTGA
- a CDS encoding 1,4-dihydroxy-2-naphthoate polyprenyltransferase: MATPAHWIAGARLRTLPAAVAPVLAGTAIAAYDDSLVWFKAVLALVVSLALQVGVNYANDYSDGIRGTDDERVGPLRLVGSGLVSPAAVKRAAFASFGVAGVAGLVLAATTAWWLLAVGVLCVLAAWFYTGGSKPYGYLGLGEVMVFVFFGLVAVVGTTYVQTEAWGTAGWASLAAGCGIGALACAILVANNLRDIPTDLVAGKRTLAVRLGDAATRRFFVALIGVAVVGVVVVALLTTPWALFGLFFWLPARGAVRTVLRGAEGPALIPVLQSVGVAELLWAALTGFGLVVGR; this comes from the coding sequence ATGGCCACACCCGCCCACTGGATCGCCGGCGCCCGCCTCCGCACCCTCCCGGCCGCCGTCGCGCCGGTCCTCGCCGGCACCGCGATCGCGGCGTACGACGACAGCCTGGTGTGGTTCAAAGCGGTGCTCGCACTGGTGGTCAGCCTGGCGCTCCAGGTCGGGGTGAACTACGCCAACGACTACTCCGACGGCATCCGGGGCACCGACGACGAGCGGGTCGGTCCGCTGCGCCTGGTCGGCTCCGGGCTGGTGTCACCGGCCGCCGTGAAGCGCGCCGCCTTCGCCTCGTTCGGCGTCGCCGGCGTCGCCGGGCTGGTGCTGGCCGCGACCACCGCCTGGTGGCTGCTCGCGGTCGGGGTGCTGTGCGTGCTGGCGGCCTGGTTCTACACCGGGGGCTCCAAGCCCTACGGCTACCTCGGGCTGGGCGAGGTGATGGTCTTCGTCTTCTTCGGCCTGGTCGCCGTCGTCGGCACCACCTACGTGCAGACCGAGGCGTGGGGCACGGCCGGTTGGGCCTCCCTGGCCGCCGGGTGCGGGATCGGCGCGCTGGCCTGCGCGATCCTGGTCGCCAACAACCTGCGCGACATCCCGACCGACCTGGTCGCCGGCAAGCGCACCCTGGCGGTGCGGCTGGGCGACGCGGCGACCCGGCGCTTCTTCGTCGCGCTGATCGGGGTCGCGGTGGTCGGGGTCGTGGTCGTCGCGCTGCTGACCACGCCGTGGGCGCTGTTCGGTTTGTTCTTCTGGCTGCCCGCGCGTGGAGCGGTGCGCACGGTGCTGCGCGGCGCGGAGGGGCCGGCGCTGATCCCGGTGCTGCAGAGCGTCGGGGTGGCCGAGCTGCTGTGGGCGGCGCTGACCGGGTTCGGACTCGTCGTCGGGCGGTGA
- a CDS encoding AMP-binding protein: protein MDYFSPAGSPVEVERQLAAWLTGDAPARTRLVVATSGSTGRPKQVVLSRDAVLASVRASAAALGASGPWVLALPAGYVAGVQVIARSLVAGHPPTRYDESGWPDGSGWFTSLVPTQLVRMLRSADDTAALARAHTVLLGGGPIDPGLRARAGAAGIRVVATYGAAETAGGCVYDGLPLDGVGLALDPTARIRISGPTLFDGYRDDPERTAETLVDGWYLTSDAGRIDEDGRLQVLGRIDDMVVSGGVNVPAAAVARRLRAHPALGSDRAEVEVLGVPDAEWGMRAVAFIAPHPRSDAPQPVPPLEELRDWVAAAHPRSWAVRQVVVLDALPLLGNGKPDRQALRVLAEEAR, encoded by the coding sequence GTGGACTACTTCTCGCCCGCCGGGTCGCCGGTCGAGGTCGAGCGCCAGCTGGCGGCGTGGCTGACGGGTGACGCACCGGCGCGGACCCGCCTGGTGGTGGCCACCTCGGGCTCGACCGGGCGCCCCAAGCAGGTGGTGCTGTCGCGCGACGCCGTGCTCGCCTCGGTCCGCGCGTCGGCCGCCGCGCTCGGCGCGAGCGGCCCGTGGGTGCTGGCGCTGCCCGCCGGCTACGTCGCGGGCGTCCAGGTGATCGCCCGCTCGCTGGTCGCCGGCCACCCCCCGACCCGGTACGACGAGAGCGGCTGGCCGGACGGCTCCGGCTGGTTCACCTCGCTGGTGCCCACCCAGCTGGTCCGGATGCTGCGCTCCGCCGACGACACCGCGGCGCTGGCCCGGGCCCACACGGTGCTGCTCGGCGGCGGCCCGATCGACCCGGGACTGCGTGCCCGGGCCGGCGCCGCGGGGATCCGGGTGGTGGCCACCTACGGTGCGGCGGAGACCGCGGGGGGCTGCGTCTACGACGGTCTCCCGCTGGACGGCGTCGGGCTCGCGCTCGACCCGACCGCCCGGATCCGGATCAGTGGCCCGACCCTCTTCGACGGCTACCGCGACGACCCGGAGCGCACCGCGGAGACCCTGGTCGACGGCTGGTACCTGACCAGCGACGCGGGCCGGATCGACGAGGACGGCCGGCTGCAGGTGCTCGGCCGGATCGACGACATGGTGGTCAGCGGCGGGGTGAACGTGCCGGCGGCGGCCGTCGCCCGCCGGCTGCGCGCCCACCCGGCGCTCGGCAGCGACCGGGCCGAGGTCGAGGTGCTCGGGGTGCCCGACGCCGAGTGGGGGATGCGAGCGGTCGCCTTCATCGCCCCGCACCCGCGGAGCGATGCGCCGCAGCCGGTGCCGCCGCTGGAGGAGCTGCGCGACTGGGTGGCCGCGGCGCACCCGCGGTCGTGGGCGGTGCGGCAGGTCGTCGTACTGGATGCGCTGCCGTTGCTGGGCAACGGGAAGCCGGACCGGCAGGCCCTGCGCGTGCTGGCCGAGGAGGCCCGGTGA
- a CDS encoding o-succinylbenzoate synthase, whose product MRVVSVPLRTRFRGITVREAALVEGPGGWGEWSPFLEYPAAVAEPWLRCAEEAAAADWPAPLRERVPVNVTVPAVDGERAQQIVAGSSCGTAKVKVAEPGQQLADDLERVAAVRDALGPQARIRVDANGAWDVDSAVAAIAALDRAAGGLEYVEQPTATVEDLAAVRRRVGVPIAADESIRRAEDPYRVRDLEAADIAVLKVQPLGGVRACLEIAERIGLPVVVSSALETSVGIAAGVALAAALPDLPHACGLATVRLLTADVVGDPLLPVGGSLPVVRPQPDPALVDAVAAAPERVAHWEARLAEVRALREDRSS is encoded by the coding sequence ATGCGGGTGGTCTCGGTGCCGCTGCGCACCCGGTTCCGCGGGATCACGGTGCGCGAGGCCGCGCTGGTCGAGGGGCCCGGGGGATGGGGCGAGTGGAGCCCTTTCCTGGAGTACCCCGCCGCCGTCGCGGAGCCGTGGCTGCGCTGCGCCGAGGAGGCCGCGGCCGCTGACTGGCCCGCGCCGCTGCGCGAACGGGTGCCGGTGAACGTGACCGTGCCGGCCGTCGACGGCGAACGGGCCCAGCAGATCGTGGCCGGCAGCAGCTGCGGCACCGCGAAGGTGAAGGTCGCCGAGCCGGGGCAGCAGCTGGCCGACGACCTGGAGCGGGTGGCCGCCGTCCGCGACGCGCTCGGCCCGCAGGCCCGGATCCGGGTGGACGCCAACGGTGCCTGGGACGTCGACTCCGCGGTCGCCGCGATCGCCGCGCTGGACCGCGCGGCCGGGGGACTGGAGTACGTCGAGCAGCCGACCGCCACCGTCGAGGACCTCGCAGCCGTACGACGCCGGGTCGGCGTCCCGATCGCCGCGGACGAGTCCATCCGGCGGGCCGAGGACCCCTACCGGGTGCGTGACCTCGAGGCCGCCGACATCGCGGTGCTGAAGGTGCAGCCGCTCGGCGGCGTGCGTGCGTGCCTGGAGATCGCCGAGCGGATCGGGCTGCCGGTGGTGGTCTCCTCCGCGTTGGAGACCTCCGTCGGGATCGCCGCGGGGGTGGCGCTGGCGGCCGCGCTCCCCGATCTCCCGCACGCGTGCGGGCTGGCCACGGTCCGGCTGCTCACCGCGGACGTGGTCGGGGACCCGTTGCTGCCGGTCGGCGGGAGCCTGCCGGTGGTCCGCCCGCAGCCGGACCCGGCGCTGGTCGACGCGGTCGCCGCGGCGCCGGAGCGGGTGGCGCACTGGGAGGCCCGGCTGGCCGAGGTGCGCGCGCTGCGCGAGGATCGGTCCTCGTGA
- the menD gene encoding 2-succinyl-5-enolpyruvyl-6-hydroxy-3-cyclohexene-1-carboxylic-acid synthase has product MTGTQEPDGPPASTPASTPAVPIAAALAAAVVDRLVEDRVTEVVLAPGSRNAPLAFALHAADRAGRLRLHTRIDERSAGFLALGLTRVGARAAVVTTSGTAVANLHPAVLEALHAGLPLVVVSADRPARLRGTGANQTTDQVGIFGGPVPTHDIASAVALAAVADVPDGPLHLNVQLDAPLVPEAASYLGADSGPNPRPDGPERTVRGARKADSTAHLLARGPRTVVVAGDDAGPPARVLAESAGWPLLAEPTSGARTGTHALRAGRLLLGTELGDRIERVVVFGRPTLSRPVTRLLERVDVEVLVVPARGWWPPAPAGSVPIAAPRWEDETPDDPAWLAAWLDADRTLGRRIDAALAGEPALTPYDVAAAVFRALPASGLLVVGASSPIRDLDLMARPAPVGERRRVIANRGLAGIDGTVSSAIGSALGRPHSSRALALMGDLTFLHDQNGLVLGPDEPRPDLTIVVPNDDGGAIFSMLEQGAPEHAGAFERLFGTPHGVDLAATCAAVRVPHLRVTSRPELEQALAMPNGGIEVIEAVVGRQDRRALDARLRALASD; this is encoded by the coding sequence GTGACCGGCACCCAGGAGCCCGACGGCCCGCCCGCCAGCACGCCCGCCAGCACGCCCGCCGTCCCGATCGCGGCCGCGCTGGCCGCGGCGGTGGTCGACCGGCTGGTGGAGGACCGGGTCACCGAGGTGGTGCTCGCCCCCGGCTCCCGCAACGCGCCGCTCGCCTTCGCCCTGCACGCCGCCGACCGAGCGGGCCGGCTGCGGCTGCACACCCGGATCGACGAGCGCAGCGCCGGCTTCCTCGCCCTGGGGCTGACCCGGGTCGGGGCCCGGGCCGCGGTGGTGACCACGTCGGGCACGGCGGTCGCGAACCTCCACCCTGCCGTGCTCGAGGCGCTGCACGCGGGTCTGCCGTTGGTCGTGGTCTCCGCGGATCGGCCGGCCCGGCTGCGGGGCACCGGTGCCAACCAGACCACCGACCAGGTCGGCATCTTCGGCGGGCCGGTGCCCACCCACGACATCGCCTCCGCGGTCGCGCTGGCGGCGGTGGCCGACGTACCCGACGGTCCGCTGCACCTCAACGTGCAGCTCGATGCGCCGCTGGTGCCCGAGGCGGCGTCGTACCTCGGAGCGGACAGCGGCCCGAACCCCCGACCCGATGGTCCCGAACGGACGGTTCGAGGGGCCCGGAAGGCCGACTCGACAGCCCACCTGCTGGCCCGGGGGCCGCGGACCGTGGTGGTGGCCGGCGACGACGCGGGTCCGCCGGCCCGGGTGCTGGCCGAGTCCGCGGGGTGGCCGCTGCTGGCCGAGCCGACGAGCGGGGCCCGCACCGGGACGCACGCGTTGCGCGCCGGTCGGCTGCTGCTCGGCACCGAGCTCGGTGACCGGATCGAACGGGTGGTGGTCTTCGGCCGCCCGACGCTGTCGCGGCCGGTCACCCGGCTGCTGGAGCGGGTGGACGTGGAGGTGCTGGTCGTGCCGGCCCGTGGGTGGTGGCCGCCGGCGCCCGCAGGCTCCGTCCCGATCGCCGCGCCGCGCTGGGAGGACGAGACCCCCGACGACCCGGCCTGGCTGGCCGCCTGGCTCGATGCGGACCGGACACTGGGGCGGCGGATCGACGCCGCGCTCGCCGGCGAGCCGGCGCTCACCCCCTACGACGTCGCCGCCGCCGTCTTCCGGGCACTGCCCGCCTCCGGGCTGCTCGTGGTCGGCGCCTCCAGCCCGATCCGCGACCTCGACCTGATGGCGCGGCCGGCGCCCGTCGGGGAGCGGCGCCGGGTGATCGCCAACCGGGGCCTCGCCGGCATCGACGGCACCGTCAGCTCCGCGATCGGCTCCGCGCTGGGCCGGCCGCACTCGAGCCGCGCGCTGGCCCTGATGGGGGACCTGACCTTCCTGCACGACCAGAACGGCCTCGTGCTCGGTCCGGACGAGCCGCGCCCCGACCTGACGATCGTGGTACCCAACGACGACGGGGGTGCGATCTTCTCGATGCTGGAGCAGGGGGCGCCGGAGCACGCCGGCGCGTTCGAGCGACTCTTCGGCACCCCGCACGGCGTCGACCTGGCCGCCACCTGCGCGGCGGTCCGGGTCCCGCACCTGCGGGTCACCTCCCGGCCCGAGCTCGAGCAGGCGCTGGCCATGCCCAACGGCGGCATCGAGGTGATCGAGGCCGTGGTCGGCCGCCAGGACCGTCGCGCGCTCGACGCGCGACTGCGGGCGCTCGCTTCGGACTGA
- a CDS encoding Na+/H+ antiporter, with product MEIALLLVGIAVTVIAGTAVAERRGFPAPLLLIAVGILVSLIPGVPEVRLEPDVVLLGLLPPLLYAAAVRTSLVDFNANRRPILLLSIGLVFFTTAGVAVVVRLVVPEIGWPLAFAIGAVVAPPDAVAATAIGRRIGLPRRVVTILEGESLLNDASALVALRTAIAALGASVTVLEVGLDFLVAAGGGVAVGVLFFLVVGLVRRRGVDPDIDTGISLVVPFASYLVAEEIHASGVVAVVVAGLLLGHKAPVLQTAQARLAQRTNWRTVTFLLENTVFLLIGLQADWLVADVLDSELSPARVVAVSLATLAAVVVLRLIWVFGIRWALVRPDPDPVSGVMPDFRQSFLVGWAGMRGVVTLAAAFVVPEDADYREVVLMVAFVVVAGTLFGQGLTLPWFARRLAVRGPDPAEDALARATLLQQAAAAGFARLDELTGDDPSGDPHQVRSTIEGRVEARNFAAWERLGTTAGEEAPSATYHRWRTEMIAAERDRILEIRSSGTVPSEVVSEVLAMLDLEESMLDAAEEDRAEIRAGAGGRTAGVTCADLDDPALGADGLDPAEEEGLVCADCLESGTRWVALRACLTCGRVGCCDSSPLRHATAHFHATAHPVVRSVEPGENWRWCFVHHTTA from the coding sequence ATGGAGATCGCCCTGCTGCTGGTCGGCATCGCCGTCACGGTGATCGCGGGGACCGCGGTCGCCGAGCGGCGCGGCTTCCCGGCACCGCTGCTGCTGATCGCCGTCGGCATCCTGGTCTCGCTGATCCCCGGCGTGCCCGAGGTCCGGCTGGAGCCCGACGTCGTGCTGCTCGGGCTGCTCCCGCCGCTGCTCTACGCCGCGGCCGTGCGCACCTCGCTGGTCGACTTCAACGCCAACCGGCGGCCGATCCTGCTGCTCTCCATCGGGCTGGTCTTCTTCACCACCGCCGGGGTGGCCGTCGTGGTGCGCCTGGTGGTGCCCGAGATCGGGTGGCCGCTGGCGTTCGCGATCGGCGCCGTGGTGGCGCCACCGGACGCCGTGGCCGCGACCGCGATCGGCCGCCGGATCGGGCTTCCCCGCCGGGTGGTCACCATCCTGGAGGGGGAGTCGCTGCTCAACGACGCCTCCGCGCTGGTCGCGCTGCGCACCGCGATCGCCGCCCTGGGCGCCTCCGTCACGGTGCTCGAGGTCGGCCTCGACTTCCTGGTCGCCGCGGGTGGCGGCGTCGCGGTCGGTGTGCTCTTCTTCCTCGTCGTCGGTCTGGTACGTCGCCGCGGGGTCGACCCCGACATCGACACCGGCATCTCGCTGGTGGTCCCCTTCGCGTCGTACCTGGTGGCGGAGGAGATCCACGCCTCGGGCGTGGTGGCCGTGGTGGTCGCCGGACTGCTCCTCGGCCACAAGGCGCCGGTGCTGCAGACCGCCCAGGCCCGCCTGGCGCAGCGCACCAATTGGCGCACGGTGACGTTCCTGCTGGAGAACACCGTCTTCCTGCTGATCGGGTTGCAGGCCGACTGGCTGGTCGCGGACGTCCTGGACAGCGAGCTGAGCCCCGCACGGGTGGTCGCGGTCTCGCTGGCCACCCTGGCGGCGGTGGTGGTGCTGCGGCTGATCTGGGTCTTCGGCATCCGCTGGGCACTGGTGCGCCCCGACCCCGACCCGGTGAGCGGGGTGATGCCGGACTTCCGGCAGTCGTTCCTGGTCGGCTGGGCCGGGATGCGTGGCGTGGTCACCCTCGCCGCGGCCTTCGTGGTGCCCGAGGACGCCGACTACCGCGAGGTGGTGCTGATGGTGGCCTTCGTGGTGGTGGCCGGAACGCTGTTCGGGCAGGGGCTGACGCTGCCCTGGTTCGCCCGGCGGCTCGCGGTCCGTGGACCGGACCCCGCGGAGGACGCGCTGGCGCGCGCCACGCTGCTGCAGCAGGCGGCGGCGGCCGGTTTTGCCCGGCTCGACGAGCTGACCGGGGACGACCCGTCCGGCGACCCGCACCAGGTGCGCTCCACCATCGAGGGCCGGGTGGAGGCGCGGAACTTCGCGGCCTGGGAGCGGCTGGGCACCACCGCCGGGGAGGAGGCGCCCAGTGCCACCTACCACCGGTGGCGCACCGAGATGATCGCCGCCGAGCGGGACCGGATCCTCGAGATCAGGTCCAGCGGCACGGTGCCCTCGGAGGTGGTCAGCGAGGTGCTGGCGATGCTCGACCTGGAGGAGTCGATGCTCGACGCCGCGGAGGAGGACCGCGCGGAGATCCGCGCCGGCGCCGGCGGCCGGACCGCCGGAGTCACCTGCGCCGACCTCGACGACCCGGCGCTCGGCGCGGACGGGCTCGACCCGGCCGAGGAGGAGGGACTGGTCTGCGCCGACTGCCTGGAGTCGGGGACCCGCTGGGTCGCGCTGCGCGCGTGCCTCACCTGCGGCCGGGTCGGCTGCTGCGACTCCTCGCCGTTGCGGCACGCCACGGCGCACTTCCACGCCACCGCGCACCCGGTGGTCCGCTCGGTGGAGCCCGGGGAGAACTGGCGGTGGTGCTTCGTGCACCACACCACCGCGTGA
- a CDS encoding MBL fold metallo-hydrolase, producing MRLTKLGHACVRIGDGDTTVVLDPGGFTDPGAVDGADAVLITHEHADHYEVAHLRATDAPIYTIAAVAARIREDAPDLAERVEVVRPEQRFEVGGIGVRVVGELHAVIHSELPRFHNSGYLMDVGGTRVFHPGDALTGPAEAVDVLLAPVSAPWMKVSEGIDFARSVGAPRNVAIHDRIYSSAGLGVADTHFGRILGAAGADYVRLADGADLT from the coding sequence ATGCGGCTGACGAAGCTGGGACACGCCTGCGTCCGGATCGGCGACGGTGACACGACGGTGGTGCTCGACCCGGGTGGTTTCACCGACCCCGGGGCGGTGGACGGGGCGGACGCGGTGCTGATCACGCACGAGCACGCCGACCACTACGAGGTCGCCCACCTGCGTGCGACCGACGCCCCGATCTACACCATCGCGGCGGTCGCCGCGCGGATCCGCGAGGACGCGCCGGACCTCGCGGAACGGGTCGAGGTGGTGCGTCCGGAGCAGCGGTTCGAGGTCGGCGGCATCGGCGTCCGCGTGGTCGGTGAGCTGCACGCGGTGATCCATTCCGAGCTGCCCCGCTTCCACAACAGCGGCTACCTGATGGATGTCGGGGGCACCCGCGTCTTCCATCCCGGAGATGCGCTGACCGGTCCCGCGGAGGCGGTGGACGTGCTGCTGGCACCGGTCTCGGCGCCGTGGATGAAGGTCAGCGAGGGCATCGACTTCGCCCGGTCGGTCGGGGCGCCGCGCAACGTGGCGATCCACGACCGGATCTACTCCTCGGCCGGGCTGGGTGTCGCGGACACCCACTTCGGGCGGATCCTGGGCGCCGCCGGCGCCGACTACGTCCGCCTGGCCGACGGTGCCGACCTGACCTGA
- a CDS encoding L,D-transpeptidase family protein, whose protein sequence is MTTRTHRTGRRVAIVVVLTAVLSLLAYGAGWAYRNADTEAAADARSDRAGSPRQEGPSSGSGQDGGPGNADDRTGNGSGGPADGREPSAGQTGAGADDSDDEPTDEASDEASDEPSEDPTDDPADDPADDGRTQGMVAGPALYSVGDESDGVREVQARLRQIDWFNTDVTGYYGEVTVAAVRGFQAKRGFPVTGEVDQRTLTRLEEMSTEPTDAELTNQVGGNTPGALDARCRTGRVLCIDKSSRTLRWVVDGTVRTTVDVRFGASSTPTREGRFSVEWKSRDHVSSLYGSAMPYAMFFSRGQAVHYSSDFAANGYNGASHGCVNVRDQAAIATLFDQVQVGDEVVVYWS, encoded by the coding sequence ATGACCACCCGCACACACCGGACCGGCCGTCGCGTCGCGATCGTCGTCGTCCTCACCGCTGTCCTCAGCCTGCTCGCGTACGGCGCCGGGTGGGCCTACCGCAACGCCGACACCGAGGCGGCGGCCGACGCCCGCAGCGACCGGGCCGGCTCACCACGCCAGGAGGGTCCCTCCTCGGGATCCGGCCAGGACGGCGGGCCGGGGAACGCCGACGACCGGACCGGCAACGGCTCCGGCGGACCCGCCGACGGCCGCGAACCGTCGGCCGGGCAGACCGGTGCCGGCGCTGACGACAGCGACGACGAGCCAACTGACGAGGCGAGCGACGAGGCGAGCGACGAGCCGAGCGAGGACCCGACCGACGACCCGGCCGACGACCCGGCCGACGACGGGCGGACGCAGGGAATGGTCGCCGGGCCCGCGCTCTACTCCGTCGGCGACGAGAGCGACGGGGTCCGCGAGGTGCAGGCGCGGCTGCGTCAGATCGACTGGTTCAACACCGACGTCACCGGTTACTACGGCGAGGTGACGGTCGCGGCGGTCCGCGGGTTCCAGGCCAAGCGCGGCTTCCCGGTCACCGGCGAGGTGGACCAGCGCACGCTGACCCGGCTGGAGGAGATGTCCACCGAGCCGACCGACGCCGAGCTGACCAACCAGGTCGGCGGCAACACCCCGGGCGCGCTCGACGCCCGCTGCCGCACCGGTCGCGTGCTCTGCATCGACAAGTCCAGCCGCACCCTGCGCTGGGTGGTCGACGGCACGGTGCGGACCACGGTCGACGTACGGTTCGGCGCGTCGTCCACGCCGACCCGCGAGGGCCGCTTCTCCGTGGAGTGGAAGAGCAGGGACCACGTGTCGAGCCTCTACGGCTCCGCGATGCCCTACGCGATGTTCTTCTCCCGCGGCCAGGCGGTGCACTACTCCTCGGACTTCGCCGCGAACGGCTACAACGGCGCCTCCCACGGCTGCGTCAACGTCCGCGACCAGGCCGCGATCGCCACGCTCTTCGACCAGGTCCAGGTCGGCGACGAGGTCGTCGTCTACTGGTCGTGA